One Dialister invisus DSM 15470 genomic region harbors:
- a CDS encoding ComEC/Rec2 family competence protein, which yields MKRFIKYFLCLLISLCVFAGTGCGFDVFGSGSGTAADAPLIIRMLDIGQGDAILIERNGKFALIDTGDVEHRPRMAEYLRKYGVKKVDTVIITHPHGDHIGGMFSVFANAEIRQVYDNGVPTSLSTYKTYRKILDKRKIPRRTLRGGEKIQLLDGVPFTVVGPLEKSNARGENSRQNNESIVGLLKYGNFTMLFTGDAEAEEEASILKSGADVKSVVLKAGHHGSKTSSTEEFLRAVSPKAVFISCGAGNNYGHPSRQTMKRLEKWGIDVYRTDRQGTITLTTDGKRYEITKEH from the coding sequence ATGAAGCGCTTTATAAAGTATTTCCTTTGTCTCCTTATCAGCCTTTGTGTCTTTGCAGGGACAGGCTGCGGGTTTGATGTCTTTGGCAGCGGGAGTGGAACAGCAGCCGATGCGCCTCTGATTATCCGCATGCTTGATATCGGACAGGGAGACGCCATCCTTATTGAAAGAAATGGAAAGTTTGCGCTTATTGATACGGGAGATGTGGAGCATCGTCCTCGGATGGCGGAGTATCTCAGGAAGTACGGCGTGAAAAAGGTGGATACCGTTATTATCACGCATCCCCATGGAGATCATATAGGCGGCATGTTTTCTGTTTTTGCCAATGCGGAAATAAGGCAGGTTTATGATAATGGGGTGCCGACCTCCCTTTCCACGTACAAAACGTATCGAAAGATACTGGATAAAAGGAAAATTCCTCGCAGGACACTGCGGGGCGGTGAAAAAATACAATTGCTGGACGGCGTTCCTTTTACAGTTGTAGGACCTTTGGAAAAAAGCAATGCCCGCGGAGAAAATTCGCGTCAGAATAATGAAAGTATCGTGGGGCTGCTGAAATATGGTAATTTTACGATGCTTTTTACAGGAGATGCGGAAGCGGAAGAGGAAGCATCTATTTTGAAAAGCGGCGCTGACGTAAAGAGTGTTGTCCTCAAAGCGGGACATCACGGAAGCAAGACGTCTTCTACGGAAGAATTTCTCCGTGCCGTTTCACCGAAAGCGGTTTTTATTTCCTGCGGCGCCGGTAATAATTACGGGCATCCCTCAAGGCAGACGATGAAGCGGTTGGAAAAATGGGGGATAGATGTTTATCGGACGGACAGGCAGGGGACGATTACTCTTACCACTGATGGAAAGCGCTATGAAATTACAAAAGAACATTAG
- a CDS encoding bifunctional ADP-dependent NAD(P)H-hydrate dehydratase/NAD(P)H-hydrate epimerase: MILTTSEESRLLDQRAMTEYGLPESVLMENAGASVVQLMKEKISWEDARVVIVCGSGNNGGDGFVTARYALSEGADVAVLVMGDASHMGENSLLYKNIAAKMGIPVISVAGADDAKEYLAGADIIVDALIGTGLKHHVKGSTAELITAMNDSEAVIVSVDVPSGMFSDSGCAAGAVVNADYTVALGSVKRGHVLYPGNGYAGTVLYSPIGIPNGAREHFPVKLVEEKDIYEFLPVRSFAAHKGTNGFIGIFAGSEGMAGAGLLAAQGALYGGGGKIALASVGNAAFQLAGKIPEVMVSSCGDAPCFTEDMSDKAVKQTGMYDVVALGPGLGRNERTQTFVADMLEHCRKTMVVDADALFAVGHQKINLRNCPADVVLTPHVGEFAFLTGLTAKDVEAGRIDEAIRYAKENHVVLVLKGAPTVIAVPDGRAWVNSTGNPGMATGGMGDTLTGIIAAFIGQGLSAEEAAVAGVYLHGLAGDLLAEKMPVGYTASDVARMIPLARKKVIEG; the protein is encoded by the coding sequence ATGATACTGACAACATCTGAGGAATCAAGACTTTTGGATCAACGCGCCATGACAGAATACGGGCTGCCGGAGTCGGTGCTTATGGAAAACGCCGGCGCTTCCGTGGTGCAGCTTATGAAAGAAAAAATATCCTGGGAAGACGCGCGGGTGGTCATCGTCTGCGGCAGCGGAAATAACGGGGGCGACGGATTCGTCACGGCACGGTACGCTCTTTCCGAAGGTGCTGATGTAGCCGTTCTTGTCATGGGGGATGCATCCCATATGGGAGAGAATTCTTTATTGTATAAAAATATAGCGGCTAAAATGGGAATTCCCGTGATTTCCGTTGCAGGCGCGGATGACGCAAAGGAATATCTGGCAGGTGCGGATATTATTGTAGACGCGCTCATCGGCACGGGTCTGAAACATCATGTGAAAGGAAGCACGGCGGAGCTTATTACGGCCATGAATGATTCGGAAGCGGTTATTGTTTCCGTAGATGTTCCCAGCGGCATGTTTTCTGACAGCGGCTGTGCGGCGGGGGCGGTGGTGAATGCCGATTACACGGTGGCGTTAGGCTCCGTAAAGCGGGGGCATGTCCTTTATCCGGGAAATGGATATGCAGGAACCGTCTTGTATTCACCCATCGGCATCCCAAACGGCGCCAGGGAACATTTTCCTGTAAAGTTGGTGGAAGAAAAAGATATTTATGAATTTCTTCCTGTGCGGAGTTTTGCCGCTCATAAGGGAACAAATGGATTTATAGGCATTTTTGCCGGTTCGGAAGGGATGGCGGGCGCGGGTCTGCTGGCAGCACAGGGGGCGCTTTACGGTGGCGGAGGAAAGATTGCCCTTGCTTCCGTAGGGAATGCTGCTTTCCAGCTGGCAGGGAAAATTCCGGAAGTGATGGTTTCTTCCTGCGGGGATGCCCCTTGCTTTACCGAGGATATGTCAGATAAGGCAGTGAAGCAGACCGGGATGTATGACGTTGTCGCGTTGGGACCGGGTCTGGGGCGGAACGAAAGAACGCAGACCTTTGTGGCGGATATGCTGGAGCACTGCCGTAAGACCATGGTTGTGGATGCGGACGCGCTCTTTGCTGTCGGCCATCAAAAAATCAATCTGAGAAACTGCCCTGCTGATGTGGTTCTGACGCCCCACGTGGGAGAATTTGCTTTCCTTACCGGACTTACCGCAAAAGATGTAGAAGCCGGCAGGATCGATGAAGCGATCCGGTATGCTAAGGAAAACCATGTGGTGCTTGTGCTGAAAGGAGCGCCTACGGTTATTGCCGTACCGGACGGCAGGGCATGGGTGAATTCCACGGGGAATCCGGGCATGGCCACAGGCGGTATGGGAGATACTCTGACCGGCATCATTGCCGCCTTTATCGGACAGGGACTTTCTGCCGAAGAGGCTGCTGTGGCAGGCGTATACCTTCATGGACTGGCGGGAGACCTGCTTGCCGAAAAGATGCCGGTGGGGTATACGGCAAGCGATGTGGCCCGCATGATTCCTTTGGCGCGTAAAAAGGTCATTGAAGGATGA
- the rpsT gene encoding 30S ribosomal protein S20, translated as MPQIKSNIKTMKTDAKKRAAHAAFRSRIHGAVKKAVAAATTDQKDIALREAQSVIDTAARKGIIHKNAAARKKSRLNASVNAAIAADGAGK; from the coding sequence TTGCCGCAAATAAAATCCAACATAAAGACCATGAAAACTGACGCAAAGAAGAGAGCTGCTCATGCCGCTTTCCGTTCCCGGATCCATGGTGCTGTCAAGAAAGCTGTAGCTGCTGCCACAACCGACCAGAAGGACATCGCCCTTCGCGAAGCGCAGAGCGTTATCGATACCGCTGCGCGGAAAGGCATTATCCATAAAAATGCTGCCGCTCGTAAAAAATCCCGTCTGAATGCAAGCGTCAATGCCGCCATCGCTGCTGATGGCGCAGGAAAGTAA
- a CDS encoding DUF1653 domain-containing protein: MEREMPKAGEVWRHFKGNCYLIIAAARHTETGEMYVVYKALYGTYEDYLRPLDMFMSEVDRVKYPDVKQKYRFEKTEKEE, translated from the coding sequence ATGGAAAGAGAAATGCCGAAGGCAGGAGAAGTGTGGCGGCACTTTAAAGGGAATTGTTATCTTATCATTGCCGCAGCTCGTCATACGGAAACGGGGGAAATGTATGTGGTTTATAAAGCGCTTTACGGTACGTACGAAGACTATCTCCGACCGCTGGATATGTTCATGAGCGAAGTGGACCGGGTGAAATATCCTGATGTGAAACAAAAATACCGTTTTGAAAAAACAGAAAAGGAAGAATAG
- the purD gene encoding phosphoribosylamine--glycine ligase produces the protein MKVLVIGSGGREHALLWKLAHSPSVKEVYVIPGNDGMTDVAHLIPVKGAEDILDFARLMEVDLTVAGPETVLTEGLADKFAEKGMAFFGPSAAAAQIEGSKSFAKNLMKKYKIPTAAYETFTDEEKAVSYIKKRKKYPLVIKADGLASGKGVVIAETEEQAVQAVRGMLEGKTFGSAGESVVIEEFMEGEEASVLCFTDGNTIVPMISAQDHKRISDGDMGANTGGMGAYAPTPVMTKELDKIVYDTILLPAVKAMKKEGCLFKGCLYAGLMITKDGPKVVEFNCRFGDPETEAVLPLLESDLAKIMLACTKGTLKKEKVEWKNACAVDVVLASEGYPATHSSGEEISGLEEAKKTGCLVFHAGSMKKKGRYFVNGGRVLNVAAVAPTLKEARDKAYEGVSKISWRGMQYRHDIADKGLKRLKKRK, from the coding sequence TTGAAAGTATTAGTGATTGGAAGCGGCGGCAGGGAACATGCGCTGCTCTGGAAACTGGCACACAGTCCGTCTGTGAAAGAAGTGTACGTCATTCCCGGAAACGATGGAATGACAGATGTGGCGCATTTAATTCCGGTAAAAGGAGCAGAAGATATTCTGGATTTTGCCCGTCTGATGGAAGTGGATCTTACCGTTGCTGGTCCCGAAACCGTACTGACGGAAGGTCTGGCCGACAAGTTTGCCGAAAAGGGAATGGCTTTCTTTGGACCGTCAGCGGCAGCAGCGCAGATTGAAGGTTCGAAAAGTTTCGCCAAAAATCTGATGAAAAAGTATAAGATCCCTACAGCTGCTTATGAAACATTTACTGATGAAGAAAAGGCCGTTTCTTATATCAAAAAACGAAAGAAATATCCCCTTGTCATCAAGGCAGACGGACTGGCGTCGGGGAAGGGCGTCGTCATTGCCGAAACCGAAGAGCAGGCTGTTCAGGCGGTCCGCGGGATGCTGGAAGGAAAAACCTTTGGCAGCGCGGGAGAATCCGTGGTGATTGAAGAATTTATGGAAGGGGAAGAGGCGAGTGTTCTCTGCTTCACTGACGGAAATACCATCGTTCCTATGATTTCCGCACAAGATCATAAACGCATCAGCGACGGGGATATGGGAGCGAATACCGGCGGCATGGGGGCTTATGCTCCCACTCCGGTCATGACGAAAGAATTGGACAAAATCGTTTATGATACCATTCTGCTGCCTGCTGTCAAAGCAATGAAAAAAGAAGGCTGCCTGTTTAAAGGCTGCCTTTATGCCGGATTGATGATTACAAAAGACGGACCCAAAGTGGTGGAATTTAACTGCCGATTTGGAGATCCTGAGACGGAAGCCGTTCTGCCGCTTCTTGAAAGCGATCTTGCGAAGATCATGCTTGCCTGCACGAAAGGAACCTTGAAAAAGGAAAAGGTGGAATGGAAAAACGCTTGTGCTGTGGATGTCGTCCTGGCATCGGAAGGATATCCCGCCACCCATTCCTCGGGAGAGGAGATATCAGGGCTGGAGGAAGCAAAAAAGACCGGCTGCCTCGTGTTCCATGCGGGCAGTATGAAGAAAAAAGGCAGGTACTTTGTTAATGGCGGCCGTGTGCTGAATGTGGCGGCTGTCGCGCCGACATTGAAAGAAGCGCGGGACAAGGCCTATGAAGGTGTTTCAAAAATCAGCTGGCGGGGTATGCAGTACCGTCATGATATTGCCGATAAAGGGTTGAAGCGTTTGAAAAAAAGAAAATAG
- the purN gene encoding phosphoribosylglycinamide formyltransferase, with translation MNKRILIFASGRGSNAEALHEAAVDGTIKGRIVGVICDHHDAPVLQRAERWKVPATVIEMKTCRDKADYNEKILEAAKSYAPDLICLAGYMRICGENLIKAFENRIINIHPALLPSFRGLHAQRQAIEAGVKVAGCTVHFVGTGLDDGPIITQVAVPVYDHDTEDTLSARILAEEHPAYVRAVKAYCEDKLHIAGHTVTGMHEEE, from the coding sequence ATGAATAAGCGCATACTGATATTTGCGTCAGGCCGCGGCTCCAATGCGGAAGCTCTCCATGAAGCTGCCGTGGACGGAACGATTAAGGGGAGGATCGTAGGCGTTATCTGCGACCATCACGACGCGCCTGTTCTTCAGAGGGCAGAAAGATGGAAGGTGCCTGCAACGGTTATTGAAATGAAGACATGCAGGGATAAAGCTGATTATAATGAGAAGATTTTGGAAGCGGCGAAATCATACGCACCCGATCTGATCTGTCTGGCAGGATATATGCGTATCTGTGGCGAAAATTTGATAAAGGCTTTTGAAAACCGCATTATCAATATCCATCCCGCCCTGCTGCCCAGTTTTCGCGGACTCCACGCACAGCGGCAGGCGATAGAGGCGGGGGTAAAAGTGGCGGGATGTACTGTCCATTTTGTGGGAACAGGGCTTGATGACGGCCCGATTATCACGCAGGTGGCGGTACCGGTTTATGACCATGATACGGAAGATACGCTTTCCGCACGTATACTGGCGGAAGAACATCCCGCCTATGTCCGCGCAGTGAAAGCCTATTGCGAAGATAAACTTCATATAGCGGGTCATACAGTGACAGGCATGCACGAGGAGGAATGA
- a CDS encoding diaminopimelate dehydrogenase, which produces MNIKIGILGYGNIGRGVETALRDNPDMELAAVFTRRDPSQVKILSENVPVISVSEIEAWKDKIDVLLLCGGSATDLPQQTPFYAKMFNVVDTFDTHAKVPAHFAAVDRSAKENGKIAIISVGWDPGLFSLSRLYGNVILPDGKDYTFWGKGVSQGHSDAIRRIKGVKNAKQYTCPVESAMRAVRNGENPELTTREKHIRECFVVLEDGADAAYVEKQIKTMPNYFAGYHTVVHFISEEEFDRNHQGLAHGGFVFRSGNTGKEKEHKHIIEFSLKLDSNPEFTTHVMAAYARAAARMAREGQTGCKTVFDIPPAYLSEKSGEKLRSSML; this is translated from the coding sequence ATGAATATAAAGATTGGAATTTTAGGGTATGGAAATATAGGGCGCGGTGTAGAAACGGCGCTCCGGGATAATCCGGATATGGAACTGGCAGCGGTCTTTACAAGACGGGATCCTTCGCAGGTAAAGATTCTTTCTGAAAATGTGCCGGTCATTTCCGTCTCAGAAATAGAAGCATGGAAAGATAAGATTGACGTACTTCTCCTCTGCGGGGGAAGCGCTACTGACCTGCCGCAGCAGACACCGTTCTATGCGAAAATGTTCAACGTGGTAGATACGTTTGATACCCATGCTAAGGTGCCCGCCCATTTTGCCGCTGTCGATCGGTCTGCAAAAGAAAATGGAAAGATTGCCATTATTTCCGTCGGATGGGATCCGGGACTTTTTTCTCTCTCACGGCTTTATGGGAATGTGATTCTTCCCGACGGGAAAGATTATACTTTTTGGGGAAAAGGCGTTTCTCAGGGGCATTCCGATGCCATCCGCCGCATTAAAGGCGTGAAGAACGCCAAGCAGTATACCTGCCCCGTGGAAAGCGCCATGCGTGCCGTAAGGAACGGGGAAAATCCGGAGCTTACCACAAGAGAGAAACATATCCGTGAATGTTTCGTCGTTTTGGAAGATGGCGCTGACGCGGCATATGTGGAAAAACAAATTAAGACGATGCCGAACTATTTCGCCGGCTATCATACCGTGGTTCATTTCATTTCGGAAGAAGAATTTGATAGGAACCACCAGGGGCTGGCGCATGGCGGTTTCGTTTTCCGCAGTGGAAATACGGGGAAAGAGAAAGAACATAAGCATATTATTGAATTCAGTCTGAAATTGGATTCGAATCCGGAATTCACCACGCATGTCATGGCAGCTTATGCGAGAGCTGCCGCGCGCATGGCCAGAGAAGGACAGACAGGATGTAAAACGGTGTTTGATATACCGCCGGCATACCTTAGCGAAAAGAGCGGCGAAAAGCTCCGTTCTTCGATGCTGTAA
- the acpS gene encoding holo-ACP synthase, translated as MYVGVDMVKAARWERICEKFPSRLEKMFTEEERAHCESKGKNKAYSYAALWAAREAAGKALGIGILGSGFGDAYLSWTKWGAPVLHLQGNFEKRAEKLGITDMSVSISHEDGMSIAVVVMEAKS; from the coding sequence ATGTATGTCGGTGTAGATATGGTGAAAGCGGCACGCTGGGAACGGATTTGTGAAAAATTTCCGTCCCGCCTTGAAAAAATGTTTACGGAGGAAGAACGGGCGCACTGTGAGTCAAAAGGAAAAAATAAGGCTTATTCTTACGCGGCGCTCTGGGCAGCGCGGGAAGCAGCAGGGAAAGCACTGGGGATAGGCATCCTCGGTTCAGGTTTTGGCGATGCGTACCTGTCATGGACAAAGTGGGGGGCGCCTGTTCTCCACTTGCAGGGGAATTTTGAAAAGCGGGCGGAGAAATTGGGAATCACGGATATGTCCGTTTCCATTTCCCATGAAGACGGTATGTCTATTGCTGTTGTTGTGATGGAGGCAAAATCATGA
- the guaA gene encoding glutamine-hydrolyzing GMP synthase, which translates to MKHQETVIIIDFGGQYAQLIARRVRECGVYCEILPYNKPAEEILSHNPKGVIFSGGPASVNMENAPQLDEGVFKAGVPILGICYGMQLMAKDLGGTVASPEKHEYGHTEFSRNGSCPLFENISEKTAVWMSHGDAVTDMPAGFGLIGHTELTPTAAMADEARRFYAVQFHPEVVHTTEGTQMLKNFLFRICECEGGWSMENYIDIAVANIRQQVGDHNVLCALSGGVDSSVAAVLVHKAVGDKLTCVFVDHGFLRQGEAEQVVDTFTNKFKIKLIHKDASRHFLSLLKGVTEPEKKRKAIGAEFIHTFQEEANKLEDVKFLVQGTLYPDVVESGTATAATIKSHHNVGGLPKDMKFELIEPLRELFKDEVRQLGRELGLPEDVINRQPFPGPGLAIRIIGEITPERLEILRKADAIVREVIKERGLYNEIWQSFAILPAAIRSVGVMGDERTYDYTVGIRAVTSSDGMTADYFRFPWEVLDEMSRRICNEVKGVNRVVYDITSKPPSTIEWE; encoded by the coding sequence ATGAAACACCAGGAGACTGTTATCATCATCGACTTCGGCGGGCAGTATGCGCAGCTGATTGCAAGAAGAGTGCGCGAATGCGGCGTATATTGTGAAATTCTGCCGTACAATAAGCCGGCGGAAGAAATTCTTTCCCACAACCCGAAAGGCGTTATCTTTTCCGGAGGCCCTGCCAGTGTAAATATGGAAAATGCCCCACAGCTGGATGAAGGCGTATTCAAGGCAGGCGTACCGATTCTGGGAATCTGCTACGGTATGCAGCTTATGGCAAAAGACCTTGGCGGCACGGTTGCCAGTCCGGAAAAACATGAATACGGCCATACGGAATTTTCCAGAAACGGAAGCTGTCCGCTTTTTGAAAATATTTCAGAAAAGACTGCCGTATGGATGAGCCACGGCGATGCGGTCACCGATATGCCTGCCGGTTTCGGGCTGATCGGACATACGGAACTGACTCCCACCGCGGCGATGGCTGATGAAGCAAGGCGTTTCTATGCCGTCCAGTTCCATCCGGAAGTCGTCCATACCACTGAAGGTACACAGATGCTGAAGAATTTCCTTTTCCGTATCTGCGAATGTGAAGGCGGCTGGTCTATGGAAAATTATATCGACATCGCTGTTGCCAATATCCGGCAGCAGGTAGGCGACCATAATGTCCTCTGCGCTCTTTCCGGCGGTGTGGACTCTTCTGTTGCCGCTGTCCTTGTCCATAAAGCGGTTGGGGATAAACTGACCTGCGTATTTGTAGATCACGGATTCCTCCGGCAGGGTGAAGCGGAACAGGTAGTAGATACATTTACGAACAAATTCAAGATCAAACTGATTCATAAAGATGCGTCCCGGCATTTCCTTTCTCTTCTGAAAGGTGTGACAGAACCGGAAAAGAAACGTAAGGCCATCGGTGCTGAATTTATTCATACTTTCCAGGAAGAAGCCAACAAGTTGGAAGATGTGAAATTCCTTGTTCAGGGTACGCTTTATCCCGATGTGGTGGAAAGCGGCACTGCCACGGCGGCAACCATCAAATCCCACCACAATGTAGGCGGTCTTCCGAAAGATATGAAATTTGAACTTATCGAACCGCTCCGTGAGCTTTTCAAAGACGAAGTCCGCCAACTGGGACGTGAACTGGGACTCCCCGAAGACGTTATCAACCGTCAGCCCTTTCCCGGACCGGGATTGGCAATCCGTATCATCGGTGAAATTACTCCGGAAAGATTGGAAATCCTCCGTAAAGCGGATGCCATTGTCAGAGAAGTCATCAAAGAAAGAGGTCTCTATAACGAAATCTGGCAGTCCTTTGCCATACTCCCCGCCGCAATCCGAAGCGTGGGCGTCATGGGCGATGAAAGAACGTACGATTACACCGTAGGCATCAGAGCCGTTACAAGTTCTGACGGTATGACTGCCGATTACTTCCGTTTCCCCTGGGAAGTCCTTGACGAAATGAGCAGAAGAATCTGCAATGAAGTCAAAGGCGTGAACAGAGTAGTCTACGATATCACATCCAAACCGCCGAGCACGATTGAGTGGGAATAA
- a CDS encoding phosphoribosyltransferase family protein, which translates to MAKRYYELHVSGCTRHLPVLNISDKVAIAGFVILGDVEIVENTARDLAAKVPKDCEYVMTAETKGIPLAAELARNLGQKTYLVARKSVKAYMDDPICVEDESITTMGKQKLYLSASDVALIRGKKVLLVDDVISTGGSMKALKELAEKAGAQVCCQAAILAEGDAAKRDDIVFLEELPLLEAE; encoded by the coding sequence ATGGCTAAGAGATATTACGAACTTCATGTATCAGGCTGCACGAGACATCTTCCCGTACTGAATATTTCAGACAAGGTAGCGATTGCGGGATTTGTCATTTTGGGTGATGTGGAAATTGTGGAAAACACGGCCCGCGATTTGGCGGCGAAAGTGCCGAAAGATTGCGAATACGTCATGACGGCGGAAACGAAAGGAATCCCCCTTGCCGCTGAACTGGCCAGAAATCTGGGGCAGAAGACGTACCTGGTGGCAAGAAAGTCGGTCAAGGCGTATATGGATGATCCTATCTGTGTAGAAGACGAGTCTATTACTACGATGGGAAAACAGAAGCTGTACCTGTCTGCCTCTGATGTGGCGCTGATCCGCGGGAAGAAAGTCCTTCTTGTGGACGATGTCATCAGTACCGGCGGATCTATGAAAGCCTTGAAAGAACTGGCGGAAAAAGCGGGCGCCCAAGTCTGCTGCCAGGCTGCCATTCTTGCCGAAGGCGATGCAGCGAAGCGTGACGATATCGTATTTCTTGAAGAACTGCCTCTCCTGGAGGCTGAATAA
- the purH gene encoding bifunctional phosphoribosylaminoimidazolecarboxamide formyltransferase/IMP cyclohydrolase encodes MAVKRALISVSDKTGIVEFAKGLHELGVEIISTGGTMKAISEAGIPVMSVSDLTGFPEMMDGRVKTLHPKIHGGILAVRDNPAHVKAMEEHGIAGIDLVAVNLYPFRETIARPGVIRAEAVENIDIGGPSMVRAAAKNYKYVTIVVDPAQYGEVLERIREDRLTEEFRFDLSRKAFLHTGLYDCAIADYMTKEINGGGEGLPDIFAKAYVKIQNLRYGENPHQKAAFYRDPEAKGGIASARQLHGKELSYNNIVDMEAAWDLACEWKDTPACVVVKHTNPCGTALGTSALDAFKRAFAADSKSAFGGIVAMNRECDKETAEEMKPIFFEVIMAPKFSQEAVDILSVKKNIRLVEVADTEEKELQLHKVSGGLLVQTPDDSSETRADCTCVTERAPTEEEWQALEFGWKIVKHVKSNAIVLTGKDITYGVGAGQMNRVGAADIAIAEAGEKCKGSIMASDAFFPFGDTIEAAGKAGITAVIQPGGSIRDQESIDMANKYGIAMVFTGHRHFRHS; translated from the coding sequence ATGGCAGTTAAAAGAGCATTGATCAGTGTATCTGACAAGACCGGCATCGTGGAATTTGCCAAAGGCCTTCATGAACTGGGAGTGGAGATTATTTCCACTGGCGGTACGATGAAAGCGATCTCTGAGGCAGGGATTCCGGTCATGTCCGTTTCCGATCTTACCGGTTTTCCGGAAATGATGGACGGCAGGGTGAAAACGCTTCACCCGAAAATACATGGCGGTATTCTGGCGGTTCGTGACAATCCCGCCCATGTAAAAGCGATGGAAGAACATGGAATTGCCGGTATCGATCTGGTGGCCGTCAATTTATATCCTTTCCGTGAAACGATAGCGAGACCCGGTGTCATACGGGCGGAAGCTGTTGAAAATATTGATATCGGCGGCCCTTCCATGGTACGTGCGGCAGCAAAGAATTATAAGTATGTCACGATTGTCGTTGATCCCGCGCAGTACGGAGAGGTGCTGGAACGGATCCGGGAAGACAGGCTGACGGAAGAGTTCCGCTTTGATTTGTCAAGAAAAGCTTTTCTTCATACAGGACTGTATGACTGCGCCATTGCCGATTACATGACAAAAGAAATAAATGGCGGCGGAGAAGGGCTGCCGGATATCTTTGCCAAGGCTTATGTAAAGATCCAGAATCTCCGCTATGGTGAAAACCCGCATCAGAAAGCAGCCTTTTACAGAGATCCGGAAGCGAAAGGCGGCATTGCTTCCGCCAGGCAGCTGCATGGAAAAGAATTATCATATAATAATATTGTGGATATGGAAGCGGCATGGGATCTTGCCTGCGAATGGAAAGATACTCCCGCCTGTGTGGTTGTAAAGCATACGAATCCCTGCGGTACCGCTCTCGGTACAAGTGCCCTCGACGCGTTTAAGCGGGCCTTTGCGGCGGACAGCAAATCTGCATTCGGCGGCATTGTGGCGATGAACAGGGAATGTGACAAAGAAACGGCGGAAGAAATGAAACCGATTTTCTTTGAAGTCATTATGGCTCCAAAGTTTTCACAGGAAGCTGTCGATATTTTATCTGTGAAGAAAAACATCCGCCTTGTAGAAGTGGCGGATACGGAAGAAAAAGAACTGCAGCTCCATAAGGTTTCCGGCGGACTTCTCGTGCAGACACCGGACGACAGCTCCGAAACGAGAGCAGACTGTACTTGTGTCACGGAAAGAGCGCCGACGGAAGAAGAGTGGCAGGCACTGGAATTCGGCTGGAAGATTGTAAAGCACGTTAAGTCCAACGCCATCGTGCTGACCGGTAAGGATATCACTTACGGCGTGGGCGCGGGACAGATGAATCGCGTAGGTGCGGCGGATATTGCCATTGCCGAAGCGGGAGAAAAGTGTAAAGGCTCCATCATGGCGTCTGACGCGTTCTTCCCTTTCGGTGATACAATTGAAGCAGCAGGGAAAGCAGGAATTACCGCTGTCATTCAGCCCGGCGGTTCTATACGCGACCAGGAATCTATCGATATGGCAAATAAGTATGGTATAGCTATGGTATTTACCGGACATCGGCATTTCCGCCATAGCTGA